atatctactttaagaaaagggaggagcacagggtaacatataagagtggaggaaggtgcacacaggtggactacattctttataggagatgcaagctaaaagaaatcacagactgtaaggtggtggcaggagagactgtcgttagacagcataggatggttgtttgtaggatgactttagaggtaaagaagaagagagtgagagcccaacaaaggatcagatggtggaagctaaaggaggaagactgttgtgtgaaatttagcgagcaggtgagagaagcactggctggaggggaagcaattttggacaactggaaaagtactgcaggtatggtgagggagacagctaggacagtactgggtatgacatctggacagtggaaggaagacaaggagacttggtggtggaatgaagaggtccaggaaagcataaggagaaagagcttggcgaaaacgttttgggatagtcggagagatgaagaaagtagacaggagtacaaggagatgcggcgtaaggcgaaaacagaagtggcaaaagcgaaggaaaaggcatattgcgagctatacaagaagttgaatagtaaggaaggagaaaagggacagagctggaaaggatgtgcagcagtttagggtggtaaaagatgcacatggtaatgtgctgacaagtaaggagtgtgtgctgagaaggtggagggaatattttgaagagctgatgaatgaagaaaatgagcgagacaaaaggctggataatgtggtgagagtaaatcaggaagtacaagagattagtaaggaagaagtgggggctgctatgaagaggatgaagagtggaaaggcagtcggtccagatgaaattccagtggaggcatggaaatgtctaggagagatggcagtagagtttctaaccagattgtttaataaaatcttggaaagtgagaggatgcctgaggagtggagacgaagtgtgctggttcctattttcaagaacaagggtgatgtgcagagctacagtaactacagaggcataaagttgatcagccacagcatgaagttatgggaaagagtagtagaagctaggcttagaaaacaggtgaagatctgtgagcagcaatatggtttcatgctgagaaagagcactacagatgccatgtttgctctgagaatactgctggagaagtacagagacttATTTGACATTAAGTTGAATTGAACTGACATTATTTCAACCCTATGACctctgatagtgcagcagataacagaatatttgcagaggaatccttcaaatctgtttacaagcaccaaaatttgactgtgtataactttttggtacatattttagaaaaataatgttagccatttgaattttcaataggggccaagtaggggtcaattgaagaactgcataggggtcaaaataaaaaaagttccaatcatattgaaagctataccacattatgtgtctgatcacaaagattccaaaaaaggtatagtttggactgtctatgactgaatgttctggagttatggggtaaaaacagcaaacatggtgacaaaggtcagattcagtttgtacaggggtcaaaagttaaaattgatccagttattgtaaaacatgatgcaaattattggttgagttagtagggtttgaaaaaggaatagtttgcatcatgtgtcatgcttagttatcatgttacggggtaacatacgtcacgtcatagaatccaatggacgtcgacattgtttgacctttactttggagaccaaacattcaacacagtcagaactattccatttgttaatcctattagttcaaccaataatttgcatcacgttttaccaaaactggaacaactttaacttttgacccttgtacaaactgaaactgacctttgtcaccattcttgctgtttattatatagctttcaatatgattggaacattttttaaatgtgaccctgtgcaattcttcaattgacccctacttggccctctattgaaaattcaaatggctaacattatttttctacaatatgtatcaaaagatatacacagtcaaattttggtgcttgtaaccggatttgaactaCTCGTATTCTTACAGTTACCTGCTGTACTATTACCCAAGTGGGTTCAGCTGAGCAAATTATTCTGTTTGTTCAGACAGAAATTATTTGAAACACACATCATCTTATAAGCATTTATAAAATTTGCATGTGTGTAAACTGGTGAAtgagaggcatcactgtaaagtgctttgagcatctgcattaatttcagtttattttcatttatatagcaacaaatcacaacagagttgcctcaaggcacttcacacaagtaaggtctaaccttactaacccccagagcagcagtggtaaggaaaaactccctctgaggaagaaacctcaagcagaccagactcaaaggggtgaccctctgcttgggccatacaggaaatgttgctggtgcacaggacaggaggggcacagaaacagacatcacaccatctctggatggagctgcacctcaaacggagagaaaaaaaacagaatcagacatcagaaagacatcaaatacagtataatttgtcagcattaagcaacaagaaaaacagaagaaatactaaggtgattactAGCCACAAgcgctaagcttcactaaaagacccagaatttagataaaagtTGAGGCTGGGCATTAGATGGGaaagaactttaaaaaaaaaaaaaggtttattttatttttgagtccactaatcatccagcaggtggcaggatgTCTACAGGATGTTATATAGGCAAAATAAAAGCTGGTCTTTTGATTAATCTTGTCCATCAAAGTTCAGTTGATGCAGTGGAGTTTGTTCTCATACATTCAGTGTTTTCAAGTTATTGTTGACACAAGCTCACTCCTCCCTCGTCTCCATTTTGGTGTCTGGCAGAGCGGGGCATATCCATGCATTGATATCACTACGGGTGTCACCTTCACAAGGACGAATGCTTGTCCAAAAACGTCCACATCTGATAGTGTAAAACTTCACTTTATCACCTGTATGTTAGTTGTGATTTATCCAAAGTGAATATGACACAGTGTAAACGTGATTACTTTGTAGTATTTTTAAAGCAATAAAGACTGCCACCTGGTGGTGTGGCAGTGTTATGACAGCCAGTAAGGTTTTCTCCACTCATCGATAAAGCGTGGCTAAGCCACAGGCAGGGTGGTCTACAGTGTGAGAGTGATGACAGCGTAACACTACAGGCACCAAAATCTAATACAGACTCCAGCATCAACAGCCTGTTTCAAACTTAGAAGCTCATGACTTGCTCCCCGAAGGCAGAGCTACAGGTACACAGAGTAAGGCAAAGTTAGTTTAACGTCAAAAGAACAGAGCAACAGCTGCACCAAATGATCCAAAGCCGTGATCTCAAAACACAGTGGAACTGCCACCGAGCTTTTAGTGGCAACACGAAGCGGGCAGTTTTCCAAACTATGCCTGTCTAAGGCTCTGCTCCACGACGGAAAGATGATGAACGTATGATGAACGTGTCGCCTGGCGAGACTTACACAGGTCAGCAAGTCAGCTTGTAACTTACACCAGACTTGCTGTGATGGAGCTGGAATCTGAAAACAGCCAAATGCCATCAGAGCAGACAGCACAAGGCCAGAGGGACGAATGCTGCCAACAGGAAGTAGGTGATTCTGTAGAGGTGGAGCAGAGAGAAGCTCACCACAGCCACGGCCAACGGCAACGGGAGGCAAGAAGCCACAGGCAGAAGCTTActgaaaaaggaacaaaaaacaTGTGACTGGATATAGTGAGATGTGAGCGGAGAGGACCTCATCGTATCTGACACTGGCATGTGGGCGAGCTCCGCCTACCTGTGGCTGAGTTTTTCAGTGTTGCAGTTAATGAACAGCACGTATACCAAGATGAGAGGCACCGTGTGTGGCCAGCACGGATCAGGATCCAGCTGGGTGGAGTACCTACGGAGAATCAGAGCGCAGATTAAAGCGGAGGTCCACAGACTGAGCTGTTCAACCACACTGACTGATCTGAGTGAAGAATCTAAGTCACCCAGATAACACAGATCTCCAAGTTTAATCAAAAGCAACTGCACATTGGTTGTTGGTGAAAATTGTTGATCCCCAAAGTCTTTCATACTGGTCAGGGTCATCCATCGCCTGCAGTTTTCAGTCCCTTGCTTAATGACAATTTGGCAAGGTGGACCGACACAGGTTTAATACTGTACCTCAGGTTGCGGATCCAATGGATGAAGGAGGGTGTACTGAGCATGACGGGTAGAGTGAAGAGTGCAGACATGCAGAGGTGCAGACAGAGGTCATCCTTCACCACCTGCACCGCAGGTGCAGGATCAAATTGCCAATATTTACTAagactctgaaatatgaatgtcCATTTACACCACCAGCAAACACAGCATTGTCACACAGCTAACTGCGGCACTGCCTGTGTTGCACAATAACAGCTGGCATATAACGGAAACTCAAACTCAGTATGGGATTAGAAGCCAAttatcactgaacacacacaccctGCATTACGTCAAAATTTAGTTAAACTGTAGACCAATTTTTCTGTTGGCATATTGTAAATGAACCATCAAAGTGTCTTTATGGTGTGATTGCAGAAAAACATCTTATTCAGCATGTGGCTCAAAGACCTGTCCATCATCTGTAGTCTTAACACctgaaaataaaatatcaaattaaaatgaaataTGTTATCAATAATCTGCTTTTTTATGGATTTTTGGTTATGTTCTGGGTATTTGCTTTGGAGGTTTGATACATGGCAAAGAAGGTTCATTCTTGATCAATTCCTGGACAGGACAATGGCTGCATCCAGGATGGATGCAAAAACACCTGTGGgtgtgtttgacctgggaatgtcgtGGCATGCCAACAACCACGTGGTCCTtgaacagatccttagcctggtccgatggctgggaaaacccaaaacgctggggtctgaggacctgctgcagcctttatAGCcgctgggttacaagccatcacctcctccacttgATCCCCCTTTGAGGACATCTTGTTTGTCCAGAGCCCTGTTAGccctctcatgttcagggttcctgttgcacCTTCATGGTTACTGAAGTGGCCACAGGGTACGCAAGGTCTCTCTGGGATGAATGTGTGAGAATGTATGTGAAGTAGCCCAACAGTGTGGTGTGGAACATTTTACGAGAGGTGCTAAACAACAGAGCCAGAATATTTGATACAAGGTCTGtatataaaagaaaaaataatatagcaccttcaattgcaccacagactaaaacagttaaatgtggtctattaaacattaggtctctttcttctaagtccctgttggtaaatgatataataattgatcaacgtattgatttattctgcctaacagaaacttggttacagcaggatgaatatgttagtttaaatgagtcaacacccccgagtcacactaactgtcagaatgctcgtagcacgggccggggcggaggattagcagcaatcttccattccagcttattaattaatcaaaaacccagacagagctttaattcatttgaaagcttgtctcttagtcttgtccatccaaattggaagtcccaaaaaccagttttatttgttattatctatcgtccacctggtcgttactgtgagtttctctgtgaattttcagaccttttgtctga
This genomic window from Thalassophryne amazonica chromosome 9, fThaAma1.1, whole genome shotgun sequence contains:
- the LOC117517957 gene encoding GPI inositol-deacylase-like — encoded protein: MFHTTLLGYFTYILTHSSQRDLAYPVATSVTMKVVKDDLCLHLCMSALFTLPVMLSTPSFIHWIRNLRYSTQLDPDPCWPHTVPLILVYVLFINCNTEKLSHSKLLPVASCLPLPLAVAVVSFSLLHLYRITYFLLAAFVPLALCCLL